A genomic segment from Triticum dicoccoides isolate Atlit2015 ecotype Zavitan chromosome 1A, WEW_v2.0, whole genome shotgun sequence encodes:
- the LOC119275486 gene encoding E3 ubiquitin-protein ligase ATL4-like, which translates to MSSASVPPPVAPERRVPVVVPVVPHLAEEGGGGSGSGGMAGISPSILIIAVIVVVMLLASISIHYFIRSLCRRSPSSASGSSAPPLPLVAVRSSAVAPAAAAAAPVADQGKEAAAERERLIGRLPLFTLASSLAALPRSSRDCAVCQCVFCADDELRLLPACRHAFHSGCVDPWLRANPSCPLCRASIALPYPPLPELLRVELGSVSSRRSTSSSSSAAVAAAPPEGVRAYPLPNSNTNTEYLVEEDLQVVLKPPSAANPAPPPPPTARITGEPSQQLAAAAERGLSSSVTPTASFRSVGRSSSRWSNRWSSRWSSGRWSSRYDAGSVTAAATAEWWWDMDGGVAPASRRAESEDGSAFYGFVRWLTGAY; encoded by the coding sequence ATGTCTTCCGCATCGGTTCCGccgccggtggcgccggagcggagGGTGCCCGTGGTGGTGCCGGTGGTGCCACACTTGGCTGAGGAGGGAGGAGGCGGGAGCGGGAGCGGGGGCATGGCGGGGATATCGCCGAGCATCCTTATCATCGCTGTAATCGTGGTGGTGATGCTTCTGGCGTCCATCTCCATCCACTACTTCATCCGCAGTCTCTgccgccgctccccctcctccgcctcGGGGTCCTCGGCGCCGCCGCTCCCGCTCGTGGCGGTCCGCAGCTCCGCGGtggccccggcggcggcggcggcggcgcccgtgGCCGACCAGGGGAAGGAGGCGGCCGCGGAGAGGGAGCGGCTCATCGGGCGGCTGCCGCTCTTCACGCTGGCGTCGTCCCTCGCCGCGCTGCCCAGGTCGTCCAGGGACTGCGCCGTGTGCCAGTGCGTGTTCTGCGCCGACGACGAGCTCCGCCTCCTGCCGGCGTGCCGCCACGCCTTCCACTCCGGCTGCGTCGACCCGTGGCTCCGCGCCAACCCGTCCTGCCCGCTCTGCCGCGCCTCCATCGCGCTCCCGTACCCGCCGCTCCCCGAGCTCCTCCGCGTCGAGCTCGGCAGCGTCAGCAGCCGCCGCTccacgtcgtcctcctcctccgcggccgtcGCCGCGGCGCCGCCAGAGGGAGTCCGGGCGTACCCGCTCCCCAACTCCAACACCAACACAGAGTACCTCGTGGAGGAGGACCTCCAGGTCGTCCTCAAGCCGCCCAGTGCCGCCaacccggcgccgccgccgccccccacgGCTCGAATTACCGGCGAGCCGAGCCAGCAGCTGGCAGCCGCGGCGGAGCGCGGGCTGTCGTCGTCCGTGACGCCGACAGCGTCGTTCAGGTCGGTGGGGCGTTCCAGCAGCAGGTGGAGCAACCGGTGGAGCAGCCGGTGGAGCAGCGGGCGGTGGAGCAGCCGGTACGACGCCGGGAGCGTGacggccgccgccacggccgagTGGTGGTGGGACATGGACGGCGGGGTGGCGCCAGCGTCGCGGCGGGCCGAGTCCGAGGACGGCAGCGCCTTCTACGGGTTCGTGCGGTGGTTGACGGGAGCATACTag